CTGACTGAGGGAAGTCCTGCGTCATATGCCCATACACCAGGACAGGGTCCAGAGCACGTTTTCTGGATGCTTGATGCGTTGAGCATACCTGACCTTCGGGTACCCGATATTACAAGCTTTGCCACTGCCGCGCGAGAGTGTGGCGCACTATTGCTGGTTGATATTAGTCGTATAGGCTCTTATGGCGCACCGGCATTACGGCTCGGTGCCCATATGGTGTTTGAGCAGTTAGGTATATGTGAGGCGCAGCAAGCACTTCATCTTGTTATGGTATCTGTTCCTCATACCAAGCGTGGGCGCGGTAAAAAACAACACGAAGACCTTTTAGCTGAGACAGCGTATCGACTCTTAAACATGCGTTTAGGCGATGCTGTAGAAGCGTCGCATGAAGAACGTGCGTTTGATGCTCACGTGAAAAAAACTGCCACTGCACATACACGCGAACACGCGCAACAACGCTTTGACCTTGCACGCACGCTTGCTGCCTACCTCGATTGTCACCCACAAATAAACAAAACCATATTCCCCGGACTTGAGCACCACCCAGATAGGGGACACGTGGGCAGAGTGCTCGAACACGGAGCAGGTCCACTCATTGCACTGCAATTAGGAGATGGTCTTGAACCGGGCTGTTTGGCAGAGAATTTGTGTTTGGGTATCAGCCAACTTGACGCATCTGCAGAACACACTCGACTCGAACTAGTTCAAGGCACTGCCGATAGTAGCCAGCCTCACTTACTCCTTTCTTGTGGTACCGAAGACGCACTTGACATGATTGAACTGTTTGAAAAATCACTTCGTGTGGTTGATTAAATAACAAGTTCAACCCTACGTTGTAAGAGAGTTTTCTTTTCCTTGATTCGCTCCCTTGTCGTATGTCAAGGGTTTTATACGTCGCTCTGTATCCAGCACGACTCACAGATGTTTATAAAAAACTTAACCCTTTTTGTGTATAAGGGTGGCGAAGTGTTGAAAATTGTATATACTAGTTCTAGTTCGGAATGTAACCTTTTTGTTGGGCATGACCGGCGACTGGTTCACAAGTACATATTTCCCTGGAATGTTACTCCTTGAGGCATGACCAAACTCAGTATTGCACAGGCGGTGCTGATAGGTTGCTTTAAGGAGTTTTTTTCTTAAGCGATCGTAGAGAAACGTTTGGGGAAAGTACAGAGGACTACAGATAAGGAGGAACGCTTAGATGAGGGCTATTCGGCGCATCAACAACAATGTTTGTGTCTGTATCGATGGCGACGGTAAAGAACTGCTTGCTATGGGACGAGGCATTGGCTTTGGCGAGATGCCGAAAGATCTTGCACTGCATGAGATTGAGCGAACGTTTTATAACGTGGATTCGCGCTATCTCTCAGCCATCAATGACTTGCCTCAAGAGGTGTTAGGCTTTGTTGCTGAGCGCGCAGATCATATCCGTGGCCTTGTGCCATATCAGCTCAGTCCTAATCTTGTATTTCTCCTTGCAGATCACATTGCTTTTGCTCTAAAACGGGTGAATCAAGGCATTCATGTACGTATGCCGCTGGCTTTGGATGTTGAGCATACCTATCCTGTTGAATTTCGTATTGGTACGCACCTCGTGCGACAGATTAGACGCGAATTTCATGTAGCACTCCCACAAGATGAGGCAGCAGCAATCGCCATGAATGTGGTAAATGCCCGTATCAGTGAGCCAGAAGATACCGCATCTGCTCGTGCGCAAGAAGACGAAGAGATGTTTGAGGACATCATTGAGATTATCGAGGATGAATTTGGTATTCGCCTTGATCGCTCAAGCTTTGCCTTTGCTCGATATGCCACGCATGTTCGGTATCTATTTGAGCGACTGCACAATAAACAGTTGCTCGATGATTCACTGATGCAAGGCTATGCAAATCTGGAGAACGAATACCCTGAAGGTTTTGCCTGCGTGCGCAAGATTGCTGAGCATATTGCTCAAACTTGGGCAGATGCTGAGCTTTCAGAGGATGAGAAGTTCTATCTCGTAGTACATGTGATCAGAGTGTGTAGTAAAGGGGCGCATAAAAGCTAAGACATGCTTTTGTGCACATGCCGAAAGGACTGTTCATGGCAAAGACAGAACGCTACCATGAGCTCGCTGAGCACATCGTTGATGCAGTTGGTGGCAAAGAAAACATTAGTTATTTTTCGCGTTGCGTAACACGACTTCGCTTTGTGGTGAAAGATAAAAGCTTGGTGGAGCCTGAAAAGGTAGATGCACTTCCCGGTGTACTAGCAAGCCAATGGAGTGGAGAACAATTTCAGGTCATTATTGGTCAGGCTGTTGAAGACGCCTATAACCTCATTGTTAAGATGCATGACCTCGAAAGACAAGAAGCGGTGGCTGAGCCAGAGCAGGCTACTAAAAAGCGCTTCTCCCTATCAACGGTTTTTGATGCAATTGCGGGTAGCATTACTCCGCTGATTCCGGTTTTAATTGGCGCTGGATTTGTAAAGATTGTCTTATTGCTGTTGACTCAATTTAACGTGCTCGCAGCAGATTCTCCTACAGGAACCGTACTTACCTTTGTGGGTGACGCAGGCTTTTATTTCTTGCCAATCTACATAGGTGGTGTTGCAGCAAAGAAGTTTGGTGCAAATTTTGCACTTGGCATGCTCATGGGTGGTATTTTGGTGCATCCCTCATTTAGCGCTGCGGTTTCTGAAGGCACAGCACTCAACATCTTTGGTCTGCCAATCTTTGGAGCAACATATAGCAGCAGCGTTATTCCCATTATTCTGATATGTGCTGTTATGGCTCCGGTTGAGCGTTTCTTTGCGCGTATCTCACCAGATTCCGTTCGTTCTATCGTTGAACCATTTGCTACCTTGGTCGTTATGGTTCCACTGGCACTCTGTGTTTTAGCTCCGCTTGGTAGCTATCTTGGAACCTATCTCTCCCAAGCAATTATTTTCCTTTACTCTACTACTGGAGCTTTTGGTGTTGCTATCTTTGGCGCTCTGTGGCCTTGGCTTGTTATGACGGGCATGCATCACGCGCTAACTCCCTATGCACTTGATGCCTTGGCACAAGGTGCAGAATACGTTGTGTTTACCGGCAGCATCATTTCAAATATCAATCAAGGTGTTGCTGCAGTGGTTGTTGGTCTTAAGAACAAAGATGCAAACCTTCGTTCAACCGCGTTTTCTTGCGCAGTAACAGCAATTATAGGCGGCGTTACTGAGCCAGGTATGTTTGGCATCAATCTCCGCTTTAAGACGCCTATGTATGGCGCTATGATTGGTACCTTTGCTGGTGCGCTTGTCGCTGGTTTTGGCCGCGCTGCTGCACACGCTATGACAGGCAGCACAGGATTGCTCGGTGGTCTTCCGGTTTATCTTGGCGGAGATATTTCAAATCTTTTGTGGATGGTTGCCGGCATTGTTGTTGGTGCAATCGTAGCGGCAATTGCAACCTTTGTGCTCTATAAGCCCGAAGCTACTGAGCAGGCTGCTTAAAGCTCGCTAAGAAAGAGGAATGTTATGACTTTCCCAAAAAACTTCTTGTGGGGCGGTGCTACCGCAGCAAATCAGTGTGAAGGCGCCTATGTAAGCGATGGTAAGGGTTTGTCTACCGCAGATGTAATGCTCGGAGGTGACAAAGATACGCCACGCCGCATTACCGATGGTGTGCTCGAGGGTTCTTATTACCCTAGTCATGTGGCCATTGACCACTATAATCGCTTTAAGGAAGATATTGCACTGTTTGCCGAAATGGGTTTCAAAACCTATCGCATGTCTATTAACTGGGCGCGTATTTTTCCTAACGGCGATGAAGAAGAGCCTAATGAGGCAGGTCTTGCGCACTATGATGCTGTCTTTGACGAGTGTCAAAAATACGGCATTGAACCGCTCGTAACGCTCAGTCACTATGAGACTCCGCTCGGGCTTCAAGCATATGGTTCTTGGACCAATCGTCGCGTCATTGACTTTTTCTTGCGCTATTGCGAAACAGTCTTTACGCGCTATAAGGGAAAAGTGCGCTACTGGCTTACCTTTAACGAGATTAATTGCATGTCAATTTCTCCTTGGCTGGCAGGCGGGCTTCCTCTTGAGTCAGATGAGCAGGCACGTATGACAGCTGCCTATCATCAGTTCTTAGCTAGTGCTCTTGCGGTTAAACGTGCGCACGAAATTGACCCAGAAAACAAGGTTGGCATGATGTATGCCGGCGTGGTTTCGTATCCGGCAAGCTGTGACCCAAAAGATATTGAAGCAAACGAAGACTTTATGCGCTCCATGCTGTTTTATCCTGATGTTATGTGCCGAGGATACTATCCTCGCTATAAACTGCGTGAGTTTGAGCGCACGGGTATTGTTTTGCCGCAGGAGCCAGGAGACGATGAGATTCTTCGTGCGGGCACCGTTGACTTTCTCTCCTTTAGTTACTACTTCACCTTGGTATGCGGCAAAAAGACAAAGGATGCAGGGCTTAACGTAGGAACCTTTAATACGGGCTATACGAACCCCTACCTCAAAGAATCTCCTTGGGGCTGGGCTATTGACCCGTATGGATTACGCTATATCTTAAATCTGTTTTATGACCGCTATCAAATTCCCTTGATGGTTGTTGAAAATGGTTTAGGTATGTATGACACTGTGGAAGCCGATGGGTCAATACACGATCAATATCGCATTGACTACCTACGTGAGCACATTCAGGCTATGGGGGATGCCATTGATATTGATGGCGTAGAACTTATGGGTTACACCACCTGGGGCTGCATCGATTTGGTCTCGGCAGGTACCGGTGAAATGAAGAAGCGCTACGGCTTTATCTACGTTGATGTAGATGATGAAGGCAAAGGTAGTTTTGAGCGCTCGCGCAAGGATAGTTTCTATTGGTATAAAAAGGTTATTGCTTCAAATGGAGCAGATTTGAGTTAGTCTTCTGTGTGTTCTGTGCATACTCATATGCAAACACGTTAATCGCATGACGGCCGCATCTAAAGGTATCAGGGTGCGGCTGTCTACGTTACAATGACCTGAGCTACAATGCTTATTATTTGTACCCTCAAGTCAAAAGGAGTCTCATGGCCACATTCTTTCCTGGTGAATCCCACACCTTTTCAGAGTATTTGTTGGTGCCCGGCTATTCGTCTTCAGAATGTGTGCCTCACAATGTTTCGCTAAAAACACCACTCACACGCTTTAAGCGCGGTGAAGAGCCTGCTATCTCGCTCAATATCCCTATGGTTTCAGCCATTATGCAGTCAGTTTCTGGTGTTGAT
This region of Collinsella sp. zg1085 genomic DNA includes:
- a CDS encoding PTS transporter subunit EIIC, producing MAKTERYHELAEHIVDAVGGKENISYFSRCVTRLRFVVKDKSLVEPEKVDALPGVLASQWSGEQFQVIIGQAVEDAYNLIVKMHDLERQEAVAEPEQATKKRFSLSTVFDAIAGSITPLIPVLIGAGFVKIVLLLLTQFNVLAADSPTGTVLTFVGDAGFYFLPIYIGGVAAKKFGANFALGMLMGGILVHPSFSAAVSEGTALNIFGLPIFGATYSSSVIPIILICAVMAPVERFFARISPDSVRSIVEPFATLVVMVPLALCVLAPLGSYLGTYLSQAIIFLYSTTGAFGVAIFGALWPWLVMTGMHHALTPYALDALAQGAEYVVFTGSIISNINQGVAAVVVGLKNKDANLRSTAFSCAVTAIIGGVTEPGMFGINLRFKTPMYGAMIGTFAGALVAGFGRAAAHAMTGSTGLLGGLPVYLGGDISNLLWMVAGIVVGAIVAAIATFVLYKPEATEQAA
- a CDS encoding PRD domain-containing protein, translating into MRAIRRINNNVCVCIDGDGKELLAMGRGIGFGEMPKDLALHEIERTFYNVDSRYLSAINDLPQEVLGFVAERADHIRGLVPYQLSPNLVFLLADHIAFALKRVNQGIHVRMPLALDVEHTYPVEFRIGTHLVRQIRREFHVALPQDEAAAIAMNVVNARISEPEDTASARAQEDEEMFEDIIEIIEDEFGIRLDRSSFAFARYATHVRYLFERLHNKQLLDDSLMQGYANLENEYPEGFACVRKIAEHIAQTWADAELSEDEKFYLVVHVIRVCSKGAHKS
- a CDS encoding PLP-dependent transferase, giving the protein MNCFEALIAHHIQESQTRASWFVSAGSTADALAKLGLLSSADKLVVYGKDALSRYQQVLGESCVCAAHEVSAEAFCLASVSTRRTLTEGSPASYAHTPGQGPEHVFWMLDALSIPDLRVPDITSFATAARECGALLLVDISRIGSYGAPALRLGAHMVFEQLGICEAQQALHLVMVSVPHTKRGRGKKQHEDLLAETAYRLLNMRLGDAVEASHEERAFDAHVKKTATAHTREHAQQRFDLARTLAAYLDCHPQINKTIFPGLEHHPDRGHVGRVLEHGAGPLIALQLGDGLEPGCLAENLCLGISQLDASAEHTRLELVQGTADSSQPHLLLSCGTEDALDMIELFEKSLRVVD
- a CDS encoding glycoside hydrolase family 1 protein → MTFPKNFLWGGATAANQCEGAYVSDGKGLSTADVMLGGDKDTPRRITDGVLEGSYYPSHVAIDHYNRFKEDIALFAEMGFKTYRMSINWARIFPNGDEEEPNEAGLAHYDAVFDECQKYGIEPLVTLSHYETPLGLQAYGSWTNRRVIDFFLRYCETVFTRYKGKVRYWLTFNEINCMSISPWLAGGLPLESDEQARMTAAYHQFLASALAVKRAHEIDPENKVGMMYAGVVSYPASCDPKDIEANEDFMRSMLFYPDVMCRGYYPRYKLREFERTGIVLPQEPGDDEILRAGTVDFLSFSYYFTLVCGKKTKDAGLNVGTFNTGYTNPYLKESPWGWAIDPYGLRYILNLFYDRYQIPLMVVENGLGMYDTVEADGSIHDQYRIDYLREHIQAMGDAIDIDGVELMGYTTWGCIDLVSAGTGEMKKRYGFIYVDVDDEGKGSFERSRKDSFYWYKKVIASNGADLS